A stretch of the Streptomyces sp. NBC_00654 genome encodes the following:
- the hisF gene encoding imidazole glycerol phosphate synthase subunit HisF, which translates to MSLAVRVIPCLDVDNGRVVKGVNFQNLRDAGDPVEMAKLYDAEGADELTFLDITASSGDRETTYDVVRRTAEQVFIPLTVGGGVRTPDDVDKLLRAGADKVGVNTAAIARPDLIREIAERFGRQVLVLSVDARRTAAGTFEVTTHGGRKGTGIDAVEWAHRAAELGAGEILLNSMDADGTKDGYDTEMISAVRAHVTVPVIASGGAGRLADFAPAIDAGADAVLAASVFHFGDLRISEVKGALREAGHPVR; encoded by the coding sequence GTGAGCCTCGCGGTACGCGTCATCCCCTGCCTGGACGTCGACAACGGCCGGGTCGTCAAGGGGGTCAACTTCCAGAACCTGCGCGACGCCGGTGACCCCGTCGAGATGGCCAAGCTGTACGACGCCGAGGGCGCCGACGAGCTGACCTTCCTCGACATCACCGCCTCCAGCGGCGACCGCGAGACGACCTACGACGTGGTGCGGCGCACCGCCGAGCAGGTCTTCATCCCGCTCACCGTCGGCGGCGGCGTCCGCACCCCGGACGACGTCGACAAGCTGCTGCGCGCCGGTGCGGACAAGGTCGGCGTCAACACCGCCGCCATCGCCCGCCCCGACCTGATCCGCGAGATCGCCGAACGCTTCGGCCGCCAGGTGCTCGTGCTCTCCGTCGACGCCCGGCGCACCGCGGCGGGCACCTTCGAGGTCACCACCCACGGCGGACGCAAGGGCACCGGCATCGACGCCGTCGAATGGGCCCACCGGGCCGCCGAGCTGGGCGCGGGCGAGATCCTGCTCAACTCGATGGACGCGGACGGCACCAAGGACGGCTACGACACCGAGATGATCTCGGCGGTACGGGCCCACGTCACCGTCCCCGTCATCGCCTCCGGGGGCGCGGGCCGGCTCGCGGACTTCGCGCCCGCCATCGACGCGGGCGCCGACGCGGTGCTCGCCGCGTCCGTCTTCCACTTCGGGGACCTGCGCATCTCCGAGGTCAAGGGCGCCCTCCGGGAGGCCGGGCACCCGGTGCGCTGA
- a CDS encoding RidA family protein, with protein sequence MTDSVRRISSGAPWEEKFGYSRAVELPGGLVLVSGCTSVVNGQISAGSPYEQAITSFEVAFEALKEAGLGREDVVRTRMYLTHARDVDDVGRAHKELFDAVRPAASMIIVAGLVDPSLVVEVEVEAYRAGAR encoded by the coding sequence ATGACCGATTCCGTACGCCGCATCTCCTCGGGCGCCCCGTGGGAGGAGAAGTTCGGCTACTCCCGCGCCGTGGAACTCCCGGGCGGCCTGGTCCTGGTCTCCGGCTGCACCTCCGTGGTCAACGGCCAGATCTCGGCGGGCAGCCCGTACGAGCAGGCCATCACCTCCTTCGAGGTCGCCTTCGAGGCGCTGAAGGAGGCGGGCCTGGGCCGCGAGGACGTCGTCCGCACCCGGATGTACCTCACCCACGCCCGGGACGTGGACGACGTCGGCCGCGCCCACAAGGAGTTGTTCGACGCCGTGCGCCCCGCCGCGTCCATGATCATCGTGGCCGGCCTCGTCGACCCGAGCCTGGTCGTCGAGGTCGAGGTCGAGGCGTACCGGGCAGGTGCGCGGTGA
- the priA gene encoding bifunctional 1-(5-phosphoribosyl)-5-((5-phosphoribosylamino)methylideneamino)imidazole-4-carboxamide isomerase/phosphoribosylanthranilate isomerase PriA encodes MPKLELLPAVDVRDGQAVRLVHGESGSETSYGSPLEAALAWQRAGAEWLHLVDLDAAFGTGDNRKLIAEVAGAMDIKVELSGGIRDDASLAAALATGCRRVNLGTAALETPEWVAKVIAEHGDKIAVGLDVRGTTLRGRGWTRDGGDLYETLARLDSEGCARYVVTDIAKDGTLQGPNLELLKNVCAVTDKPVVASGGVSSLDDLRAISSLVPDGVEGAIVGKALYAEAFTLEEALKAVSA; translated from the coding sequence ATGCCGAAGCTTGAACTGCTCCCCGCCGTCGACGTCCGCGACGGCCAGGCCGTCCGCCTCGTCCACGGCGAGTCCGGCTCCGAGACCTCCTACGGCTCCCCGCTGGAGGCCGCCCTCGCCTGGCAGCGCGCCGGGGCCGAGTGGCTGCACCTCGTCGACCTGGACGCCGCCTTCGGCACCGGCGACAACCGGAAGCTGATCGCCGAAGTGGCCGGCGCCATGGACATCAAGGTCGAGCTGTCCGGCGGCATCCGCGACGACGCCTCGCTCGCCGCCGCCCTCGCCACCGGCTGCCGCCGGGTCAACCTCGGCACCGCCGCGCTGGAGACCCCCGAGTGGGTCGCCAAGGTCATCGCGGAGCACGGCGACAAGATCGCGGTCGGCCTGGACGTACGCGGCACGACGCTGCGCGGACGCGGCTGGACCCGCGACGGCGGCGATCTCTACGAGACGCTCGCCCGCCTCGACTCCGAGGGCTGCGCCCGCTACGTCGTCACCGACATCGCCAAGGACGGCACCCTCCAGGGCCCCAACCTGGAGCTCCTGAAGAACGTCTGCGCCGTCACCGACAAGCCCGTCGTCGCCTCCGGCGGCGTCTCCTCGCTGGACGACCTGCGGGCGATCTCCTCGCTCGTGCCGGACGGCGTCGAGGGCGCCATCGTCGGCAAGGCGCTGTACGCCGAGGCGTTCACCCTGGAAGAGGCGCTGAAGGCGGTCTCGGCATGA
- the hisH gene encoding imidazole glycerol phosphate synthase subunit HisH, producing the protein MSDNKKVVVFDYGFGNVRSAERALAHVGADVEITRDYDRAMNADGLLVPGVGAFSACMDGLKRARGDWIIGRRLSGGRPVMGICVGMQILFERGIEHGVETEGLDEWPGTVGPLKADVVPHMGWNTVESPEDSRLFAGLDADARYYFVHSYAAHDWSLEVTNAKIRAPRVTWATHGERFVAAVENGALWATQFHPEKSGDAGAQLLTNWIETL; encoded by the coding sequence GTGAGCGACAACAAGAAGGTCGTCGTCTTCGACTACGGCTTCGGCAACGTCCGTTCCGCCGAGCGGGCCCTGGCCCATGTCGGCGCGGACGTGGAGATCACCCGCGACTACGACCGGGCGATGAACGCGGACGGGCTGCTGGTGCCCGGCGTCGGTGCCTTCTCCGCCTGCATGGACGGGCTGAAGCGGGCCCGCGGCGACTGGATCATCGGCCGCAGGCTCTCCGGCGGGCGCCCGGTCATGGGCATCTGCGTCGGTATGCAGATCCTGTTCGAGCGCGGCATCGAGCACGGCGTGGAGACCGAGGGCCTGGACGAGTGGCCCGGCACCGTCGGCCCGCTCAAGGCCGACGTCGTCCCGCACATGGGCTGGAACACCGTCGAATCCCCCGAGGACTCCCGGCTCTTCGCCGGTCTCGACGCGGACGCGCGCTACTACTTCGTGCACTCCTACGCCGCGCACGACTGGTCCCTCGAAGTCACCAACGCCAAGATCCGTGCTCCCAGGGTCACCTGGGCCACGCACGGCGAGCGGTTCGTGGCGGCCGTGGAGAACGGCGCGCTGTGGGCCACCCAGTTCCACCCCGAGAAGTCCGGCGATGCCGGCGCCCAGCTGCTGACCAACTGGATCGAGACGCTGTAA
- the hisB gene encoding imidazoleglycerol-phosphate dehydratase HisB translates to MSPRVGRVERTTKETSVLVEIDLDGTGKVDVATGVGFYDHMLDQLGRHGLFDLTVKTDGDLHIDSHHTIEDTALALGAAFRQALGDKVGIYRFGNCTVPLDESLAQVTVDLSGRPYLVHTEPEKMAPMIGEYDTTMTRHILESFVAQAQIALHVHVPYGRNAHHIVECQFKALARALRYACEHDPRAAGILPSTKGAL, encoded by the coding sequence ATGAGCCCCCGCGTAGGCCGCGTGGAACGCACCACGAAGGAAACATCGGTGCTCGTCGAGATCGATCTCGACGGCACCGGCAAGGTCGATGTCGCCACCGGGGTCGGCTTCTACGACCACATGCTCGACCAGCTCGGCCGCCACGGCCTGTTCGACCTGACGGTCAAGACCGACGGCGACCTGCACATCGACAGTCACCACACCATCGAGGACACCGCCCTCGCCCTCGGCGCCGCCTTCCGGCAGGCCCTCGGCGACAAGGTCGGGATCTACCGCTTCGGCAACTGCACCGTCCCGCTGGACGAGTCGCTCGCCCAGGTCACCGTCGACCTCTCCGGCCGCCCGTACCTGGTGCACACCGAGCCGGAGAAGATGGCGCCGATGATCGGCGAGTACGACACGACGATGACCCGGCACATCCTGGAGTCCTTCGTCGCCCAGGCGCAGATCGCCCTGCACGTCCACGTACCGTACGGGCGCAACGCCCACCACATCGTCGAGTGCCAGTTCAAGGCGCTCGCCCGCGCACTGCGCTATGCCTGCGAGCATGATCCGCGCGCCGCCGGAATCCTCCCCTCCACGAAGGGCGCGCTGTGA
- a CDS encoding histidinol-phosphate transaminase — translation MTHSSSNSTGSSGSTGSSGSTNSPNSTGSAARNAWDELPIRDELRGQSPYGAPQLDVPVRLNTNENPYPLPEALVDRIAERVREAARDLNRYPDRDAVELRTELARYLTRTAGHEVGLANVWAANGSNEVLQQLLQTFGGPGRTAIGFEPSYSMHALISRGTGTGWISGPRKDDFTIDVAAAREAIAEHRPDVVFITSPNNPTGTAVDAGTVLALYEAAQAAGPSMVVVDEAYGEFSHHPSLLPLIGGRRNLVLSRTMSKAFGAAGLRLGYLAADPAVVDAVQLVRLPYHLSSVTQATALAALEHTDTLLGYVGRLKDERDRIVGELRALGFDVTDSDANFVQFGRFADSHTAWQQILDRGVLVRDNGVPGWLRVSAGTPAENDAFLAAVRELKKEHDA, via the coding sequence GTGACGCACAGCAGCTCCAACAGCACCGGCAGTTCCGGCAGCACCGGCAGTTCCGGCAGCACCAACAGCCCCAACAGCACCGGCAGCGCCGCCCGCAACGCCTGGGACGAGCTCCCGATCCGTGACGAACTGCGCGGGCAGTCCCCCTACGGGGCACCCCAGCTCGACGTACCCGTCCGGCTGAACACCAACGAGAACCCCTACCCGCTGCCCGAGGCGCTCGTCGACCGGATCGCCGAACGCGTCCGCGAGGCCGCCCGCGACCTCAACCGCTACCCCGACCGGGACGCGGTGGAGCTGCGCACCGAGCTGGCCCGCTACCTCACCCGCACCGCCGGGCACGAGGTCGGCCTCGCCAACGTCTGGGCGGCCAACGGCTCCAACGAGGTCCTCCAGCAGCTGCTCCAGACCTTCGGCGGCCCGGGGCGCACGGCCATCGGCTTCGAGCCCTCGTACTCGATGCACGCCCTCATCTCGCGCGGCACCGGCACCGGCTGGATCTCCGGCCCCCGCAAGGACGACTTCACCATCGACGTCGCGGCGGCCCGCGAGGCCATCGCCGAGCACCGCCCCGACGTCGTCTTCATCACCTCACCCAACAACCCCACCGGCACCGCCGTGGACGCCGGCACCGTCCTCGCGCTGTACGAGGCGGCCCAGGCCGCCGGGCCCTCGATGGTCGTCGTCGACGAGGCGTACGGCGAGTTCAGCCACCACCCCTCGCTGCTCCCGCTGATCGGGGGCCGCCGCAACCTGGTGCTCTCGCGCACCATGTCCAAGGCGTTCGGCGCCGCCGGGCTGCGCCTGGGCTACCTCGCGGCCGACCCGGCGGTCGTGGACGCCGTCCAGCTGGTGCGGCTGCCGTACCACCTGTCCTCCGTCACCCAGGCCACCGCGCTCGCCGCCCTGGAGCACACGGATACGCTGCTCGGGTACGTCGGCCGGCTCAAGGACGAGCGTGACCGGATCGTCGGCGAACTGCGCGCGCTCGGGTTCGACGTGACCGACTCGGACGCCAACTTCGTCCAGTTCGGCCGCTTCGCCGACAGCCACACCGCCTGGCAGCAGATCCTCGACCGGGGCGTCCTGGTCCGGGACAACGGCGTACCGGGATGGCTGCGGGTCTCCGCGGGCACCCCGGCAGAGAACGACGCGTTCCTCGCTGCGGTGCGCGAACTCAAGAAGGAGCACGACGCATGA
- the hisD gene encoding histidinol dehydrogenase, with product MISRIDLRGEALPEGAALRDLLPRAEFDVEAALETVRPICEDVRHRGSAAVIEWGEKFDGVRIDSIRVPAAAITGALEGLDPAVRAALEESIRRARLVHREQRRTTHTTQVVPGGTVTEKWVPVERVGLYVPGGRSVYPSSVVMNVVPAQEAGVEGIAVASPPQKEFGGLPHPTILAACALLGVDEVYAAGGAQAVAMFAYGTPEEGGCAPVNLVTGPGNIYVAAAKRLLKGRVGIDAEAGPTEIAILADSTADPVHVAADLISQAEHDPMAAAVLVTDSAELAAATEAELVPQVAASKHITDRIEPALAGRQSAIVLVDSIDAGLKVVDAYGAEHLEIQTADAAAVAGRVRNAGAVFVGPWSPVSLGDYCAGSNHVLPTGGCACHSSGLSVQSFLRGIHIVDYTRDALAEVTHHVVTLAEAEDLPAHGAALKARFGWKVPQQ from the coding sequence GTGATCTCTCGAATCGATCTGCGCGGCGAGGCCCTCCCCGAGGGTGCCGCCCTGCGCGACCTGCTGCCCCGTGCCGAGTTCGACGTGGAAGCCGCCCTGGAGACGGTGCGGCCCATCTGCGAGGACGTACGCCATCGTGGCTCCGCGGCAGTGATCGAGTGGGGGGAGAAGTTCGACGGTGTACGGATCGACTCGATCCGGGTCCCGGCCGCGGCGATCACCGGGGCGCTGGAGGGGCTCGATCCGGCCGTCCGCGCCGCGCTGGAGGAGTCGATCCGACGGGCCCGCCTCGTCCACCGCGAGCAGCGCCGCACCACCCACACCACCCAGGTCGTCCCCGGCGGCACCGTCACCGAGAAGTGGGTGCCCGTCGAGCGGGTCGGGCTGTACGTCCCCGGAGGGCGCTCGGTCTACCCCTCGTCCGTCGTGATGAACGTCGTGCCCGCCCAGGAGGCGGGGGTCGAGGGCATCGCCGTCGCCTCCCCGCCGCAGAAGGAGTTCGGCGGTCTGCCGCACCCCACCATCCTCGCCGCGTGCGCCCTGCTCGGTGTCGACGAGGTGTACGCGGCGGGCGGCGCCCAGGCCGTCGCGATGTTCGCGTACGGCACCCCGGAAGAGGGCGGCTGCGCCCCCGTCAACCTGGTCACCGGCCCCGGCAACATCTACGTCGCCGCCGCCAAGCGCCTGCTCAAGGGCCGCGTCGGCATCGACGCCGAGGCCGGCCCCACCGAGATCGCGATCCTCGCGGACTCCACCGCCGACCCGGTGCACGTCGCGGCCGACCTGATCAGCCAGGCCGAGCACGACCCGATGGCCGCCGCCGTCCTCGTCACCGACTCCGCGGAGCTGGCCGCCGCCACCGAGGCCGAGCTCGTCCCGCAGGTCGCCGCGTCCAAGCACATCACCGACCGGATCGAGCCCGCCCTGGCCGGCCGCCAGTCCGCGATCGTCCTGGTCGACAGCATCGACGCGGGCCTCAAGGTCGTCGACGCCTACGGCGCGGAGCACCTGGAGATCCAGACCGCCGACGCCGCGGCCGTCGCCGGCCGGGTCCGCAACGCCGGTGCGGTCTTCGTGGGCCCCTGGTCCCCGGTCTCCCTCGGCGACTACTGCGCGGGCTCCAACCACGTGCTGCCCACCGGCGGCTGCGCCTGCCACTCCTCGGGGCTGTCCGTGCAGTCGTTCCTGCGCGGCATCCACATCGTCGACTACACACGTGACGCGCTCGCCGAGGTCACCCACCATGTCGTGACCCTCGCCGAGGCGGAGGACCTCCCCGCCCACGGCGCCGCGCTCAAGGCGAGGTTCGGCTGGAAGGTTCCGCAGCAGTGA
- a CDS encoding oxidoreductase, producing MTEPHDGDIPDGLSAAELGMWQSFRNGTTYDLRTHDPARDDPFAPHIWGPERSVGARTVARLLLSGPPARPGRVAALKLRGVRITGKLDLAGGRVAPYVELTGCRFEQEVVLPECHFTTLRMVGCALPRLEAARLHTEGDLHLPRCRVERGIRLTDAQIGTDLLINQISVGADRSGRALVGDGLSVAQDLQAEMVEAHGELSLRGAKVGGSLSLRGSRLRAKDGRRALNAPQLTVERTLYMTEAWVSVDTGNQGTTPPYGIVFGPTPARGTRAQIFECRGAVRLDDGRFGDAVDLHKARFVLARHEELSLRRIVTPELRFNAERPEEGRVVLNGAKVVTLIDVSSSWPGPGGLAMGGFVYENLVPYGHFPLSRRLEWVLAATPEYVPEPYERLAAVLRSCGEDADAREVLLAKQRRRRETLPTAAKLWGFLQDWTVAYGYRPGRAAVWMAVLWAAGALGFAQYHPAAIKGDEHPQWNAALYALDLLVPVINLGQDGYWRTEGGWQWAAAALVLLGWILATTVAAGASRLLRRG from the coding sequence GTGACCGAGCCGCATGATGGCGACATCCCGGACGGCCTCAGCGCAGCGGAGCTGGGTATGTGGCAGTCCTTCCGCAACGGAACCACCTACGATCTGCGCACCCATGACCCGGCGCGCGACGATCCATTCGCACCGCACATCTGGGGACCCGAGCGGAGCGTCGGCGCGCGCACGGTGGCGCGGCTGCTGCTGAGCGGGCCGCCCGCCCGCCCGGGCCGGGTGGCGGCACTGAAGTTACGGGGAGTCCGGATCACCGGAAAGCTGGACCTGGCAGGTGGCCGGGTCGCTCCGTACGTGGAGCTGACGGGCTGCAGGTTCGAACAGGAGGTGGTACTGCCCGAGTGCCACTTCACCACCCTGCGGATGGTCGGCTGCGCGCTGCCGAGGCTGGAGGCGGCCCGGCTGCACACGGAGGGCGATCTGCATCTGCCGCGCTGCCGGGTGGAGCGCGGCATCCGGCTCACCGACGCCCAGATCGGCACCGACCTGCTGATCAACCAGATCAGCGTCGGCGCCGACCGGAGCGGCCGCGCCCTGGTCGGGGACGGACTGAGCGTCGCGCAGGATCTCCAGGCCGAGATGGTCGAGGCGCACGGCGAGCTGAGTCTGCGCGGGGCGAAGGTGGGCGGTTCGCTGAGTCTGCGCGGCAGCCGGCTGCGCGCCAAGGACGGGCGGCGGGCGCTGAACGCCCCGCAGCTGACCGTGGAGCGCACGCTCTACATGACCGAGGCGTGGGTGAGCGTCGACACCGGGAACCAGGGCACCACTCCCCCGTACGGCATCGTGTTCGGGCCCACTCCGGCGCGTGGCACCCGGGCCCAGATCTTCGAGTGCCGGGGCGCGGTACGGCTGGACGACGGGCGCTTCGGGGACGCGGTGGACCTGCACAAGGCGCGGTTCGTCCTGGCCCGGCACGAGGAGCTGTCGCTGCGCCGGATCGTCACGCCCGAGCTGCGGTTCAACGCGGAGCGCCCGGAGGAGGGCCGGGTCGTGCTGAACGGCGCGAAGGTGGTGACGCTGATCGATGTGTCGTCCAGCTGGCCGGGCCCCGGGGGCCTGGCGATGGGCGGCTTCGTCTACGAGAACCTCGTCCCGTACGGGCACTTCCCGCTCTCCCGGCGGCTGGAGTGGGTGCTGGCCGCGACCCCGGAGTACGTCCCGGAGCCGTACGAGCGGCTCGCCGCGGTGCTGCGCAGCTGCGGTGAGGACGCGGACGCCCGGGAGGTGCTGCTCGCCAAGCAGCGGCGCCGCCGCGAGACGCTGCCGACCGCCGCCAAGCTGTGGGGCTTCCTCCAGGACTGGACGGTGGCCTACGGCTACCGGCCGGGGCGGGCCGCCGTGTGGATGGCGGTGCTGTGGGCGGCGGGCGCGCTGGGCTTCGCGCAGTACCACCCGGCGGCGATCAAGGGGGACGAGCATCCCCAGTGGAACGCCGCGCTGTACGCGCTCGATCTGCTGGTGCCGGTGATCAACCTCGGGCAGGACGGTTACTGGCGGACGGAGGGCGGCTGGCAGTGGGCGGCGGCCGCTCTCGTACTCCTTGGGTGGATATTGGCCACGACGGTGGCGGCGGGCGCCTCCCGGCTGCTGCGCCGGGGCTGA
- a CDS encoding LON peptidase substrate-binding domain-containing protein → MTTARLPLFPLNAVLFPGLVLPLNVFEERYRAMMRELLKTDEDEPRRFVVVAIRDGRETAPTATGMPDTAAAAPVVERGPADGFGPDPIQTFHRVGCIADAATVRERSDGSFEVLATGTTRVRLLSVDASGPYLTAEVEELTEGTRDDEAGALAEGVLRAFRAYQKRLAGARERSLTTGAELPDDPSVVSYLVAAAAVLDVPSKQRLLQAPDTATRLREELTLLRKETAVIRHLPSLPAVDLTRAPTHPN, encoded by the coding sequence GTGACCACCGCCCGTCTGCCCCTCTTTCCGCTCAACGCGGTGCTGTTCCCCGGCCTCGTGCTGCCCCTCAACGTCTTCGAGGAGCGTTATCGCGCCATGATGCGCGAGCTTCTGAAGACCGACGAGGACGAACCGCGCCGCTTCGTCGTCGTCGCGATCCGCGACGGCCGCGAGACCGCCCCGACGGCCACCGGCATGCCGGACACGGCCGCCGCGGCACCGGTCGTGGAGCGCGGCCCCGCCGACGGCTTCGGCCCCGACCCCATCCAGACCTTCCACCGGGTCGGCTGTATCGCGGACGCGGCGACGGTCCGCGAGCGCTCCGACGGCAGCTTCGAGGTCCTGGCCACCGGTACCACCCGGGTCAGGCTGCTCTCCGTCGACGCGAGCGGCCCCTATCTCACGGCCGAGGTGGAGGAGCTGACCGAGGGGACGAGGGACGACGAGGCCGGCGCGCTGGCCGAGGGCGTCCTGCGGGCCTTCCGCGCCTACCAGAAGCGGCTGGCCGGAGCGAGGGAACGGTCACTGACGACGGGCGCGGAACTGCCGGACGACCCGTCCGTGGTCTCGTACCTCGTCGCGGCGGCGGCCGTGCTGGACGTCCCCTCCAAGCAGCGGCTGCTCCAGGCACCGGACACCGCGACCCGGCTGCGCGAGGAGCTGACGCTCCTGCGCAAGGAGACCGCGGTCATCCGGCATCTGCCGTCGCTGCCCGCCGTGGACCTGACCCGCGCGCCCACCCACCCCAACTGA
- the ybaK gene encoding Cys-tRNA(Pro) deacylase, whose protein sequence is MAKKSKKQQSGGTPATVALTAAGTAFTVHAYDHDPASPSYGEEAAEALGVSPDRVFKTLVADVDGALTVAVVPVAGSLDLKALASAVGGKRAAMADPVAAERTTGYVRGGISPLGQRKRLRTVLDASARTHPTICVSAGRRGLEVELSATDLAALTDAVFAPIGRAG, encoded by the coding sequence GTGGCGAAGAAGTCGAAGAAGCAGCAGTCGGGCGGCACCCCCGCCACGGTCGCCCTGACGGCGGCGGGCACCGCGTTCACGGTCCACGCCTACGACCACGACCCGGCCTCCCCCTCGTACGGGGAGGAGGCGGCCGAGGCGCTCGGTGTCTCCCCCGACCGGGTGTTCAAGACCCTGGTGGCCGATGTCGACGGCGCGCTGACCGTCGCGGTCGTCCCGGTCGCCGGCTCCCTGGACCTGAAGGCCCTGGCCTCGGCGGTGGGCGGCAAGCGCGCGGCCATGGCCGACCCCGTGGCGGCCGAGCGCACGACCGGCTACGTCCGGGGCGGCATCTCCCCGCTGGGCCAGCGCAAGCGGCTGCGTACGGTGCTGGACGCCTCGGCCCGGACCCATCCCACGATCTGTGTCTCGGCGGGCCGCCGGGGCCTGGAGGTCGAACTCTCCGCGACGGACCTGGCGGCCCTGACGGACGCGGTGTTCGCCCCGATCGGCCGGGCCGGGTAA
- a CDS encoding ABC transporter permease, translating to MVPAEAVSSRVPDRAAHGPSGTSRTLPAPLAPRARLLPSLAAVYRAQLSRARVARIPLLFVATFQSVGIMILMRGVVDGGSEARAVVAGSSVLVVAFVALNLLAQYFGQLRAGGGLDHYATLPVPPASVVLGAAGAYASFTVPGTLVTAVTGSVLFQLPMTHLWVLVAVIPLAGAALAGLGAALGLLAPRQELATLLGQLGMSAALLLGVLPADRMPGPVVWARDLLPSTYGVEALARSFDARPDWTAIALDLGVCAAVGVLSLAVATWAYRRAAVR from the coding sequence ATCGTTCCCGCCGAGGCGGTGTCCTCGCGCGTCCCGGACCGGGCGGCGCACGGGCCCTCCGGCACCTCCCGCACCCTGCCGGCCCCGCTCGCGCCGCGCGCCCGGCTGCTGCCCTCGCTGGCCGCGGTGTACCGCGCCCAGCTCTCCCGGGCCCGGGTCGCCCGGATTCCGCTGCTGTTCGTGGCGACCTTCCAGTCCGTCGGGATCATGATCCTGATGCGCGGGGTCGTCGACGGCGGCTCCGAGGCCCGCGCCGTCGTCGCCGGTTCCAGTGTGCTGGTCGTGGCGTTCGTCGCGCTGAACCTGCTCGCCCAGTACTTCGGCCAGCTGCGGGCCGGCGGCGGGCTCGACCACTACGCCACACTGCCGGTGCCGCCCGCCTCGGTGGTGCTGGGGGCGGCCGGCGCGTACGCCTCCTTCACCGTGCCCGGCACGCTCGTCACGGCCGTCACCGGCAGTGTGCTCTTCCAGCTGCCGATGACACATCTGTGGGTGCTCGTCGCCGTGATCCCGCTCGCCGGGGCGGCGCTGGCGGGTCTGGGGGCCGCCCTCGGCCTGCTCGCGCCGCGCCAGGAGCTGGCCACGCTGCTCGGGCAGCTGGGCATGTCCGCCGCGCTGCTGCTGGGCGTGCTGCCGGCCGACCGGATGCCGGGGCCGGTGGTGTGGGCGCGCGATCTGCTGCCGTCCACGTACGGGGTCGAGGCGCTGGCCCGGTCCTTCGACGCCCGCCCGGACTGGACCGCGATCGCGCTCGACCTCGGTGTGTGCGCGGCCGTCGGTGTGCTGTCGCTCGCGGTGGCGACGTGGGCCTACCGCCGCGCCGCGGTGCGCTAG
- a CDS encoding ABC transporter ATP-binding protein, whose product MCAVRDLVKTHPAVRGRRGRPATPEVRATDGISLDVRRGEIFGLLGPNGAGKTTLVRQLTGLMRPDSGSVEVLGHDLVRHPERASRLIGYLGQESTALDELTVSLAAETTGRLRGLAVAEARAERDAVLEELGLTELAGRPLKKLSGGQRRLACFAATLVGERPVLVLDEPTTGMDPVARRAVWAAVDRRRAERGVTVVLVTHNVIEAETVLDRVAVVERGRVIACDTPGGLKQQVAGEVRVELVWRERAPLDVPEVAALRAVAQESGRRWVLRLGPDEARAAVAAVTGGAAFAALDDFTLATPSLEDVYLALGGDAANATKGLVKA is encoded by the coding sequence GTGTGCGCGGTGCGTGATCTGGTCAAGACCCATCCCGCCGTCCGGGGCCGACGCGGACGGCCCGCCACCCCCGAGGTGCGCGCCACCGACGGAATCAGCCTCGATGTGCGGCGCGGAGAGATCTTCGGGCTGCTCGGCCCCAACGGGGCGGGCAAGACCACTCTGGTCCGGCAGCTCACCGGGCTGATGCGCCCCGACTCCGGCAGCGTCGAAGTGCTGGGGCACGACCTGGTGCGCCACCCCGAACGGGCCTCCCGCCTCATCGGCTACCTGGGGCAGGAATCCACCGCCCTGGACGAGCTGACCGTGTCCCTCGCCGCCGAGACCACCGGCCGGCTGCGTGGCCTGGCCGTGGCGGAGGCCCGCGCCGAGCGCGACGCCGTGCTGGAGGAACTGGGGCTCACCGAACTCGCCGGGCGCCCCCTGAAGAAGCTCTCCGGCGGACAGCGCAGGCTCGCCTGCTTCGCCGCCACCCTGGTCGGGGAGCGCCCCGTCCTGGTGCTGGACGAGCCGACGACCGGCATGGACCCCGTCGCCAGGCGTGCCGTGTGGGCCGCCGTCGACCGGCGCAGGGCCGAGCGCGGCGTCACCGTCGTGCTGGTCACCCACAACGTGATCGAGGCCGAGACCGTCCTCGACCGGGTCGCCGTCGTCGAACGCGGCCGGGTCATCGCCTGCGACACCCCCGGCGGGCTGAAACAGCAGGTCGCCGGGGAGGTCCGGGTCGAGCTGGTGTGGCGGGAGCGGGCGCCGCTGGACGTCCCGGAGGTCGCCGCGCTGCGCGCCGTCGCCCAGGAGTCCGGGCGGCGCTGGGTCCTGCGGCTGGGCCCGGACGAGGCACGGGCCGCGGTCGCCGCGGTGACCGGTGGCGCGGCCTTCGCCGCGCTCGACGATTTCACCCTGGCCACGCCCAGCCTGGAGGATGTCTATCTGGCCCTCGGCGGGGATGCGGCCAATGCGACCAAGGGGCTGGTGAAGGCGTGA